AACCATTAATTTTCAATTCTCTCAACTCAGTGAGGCAATGTAACCCTTGCGGTAAAGCTAACAAATTGGAACAACTTTTAATCAACAGTTGCTCGAGGAATGTAAATATTTGCAATTCCGGAAGTTCAGTCAAATTATCACACTGTTTGACTGCTATGCTCTGCAAAACTATTGCATAATCTTCAAGCCAGGAAGGCAAAGCCTCCAAATCTGAAGTGCGGATCAAAAATGATCTAAGACCTTGAGGGCCGTCTTTGATTTTCATCAAATCAAGCTTTTTACACTCATGTATATGTAAACTAATCAGAGCGGTCAAGAGTTTCATATTTGGGGGCAAGGATTCCAAATTTTCACAACTGATAATCCCCAATTTACGAAGGTTAGTGAGGAATTTGATCTCTTCCCCCAAAGTCATCAGATTGACACATCTTTGAAAATGTAAAATTTGGAGTGAAGTGAGGCGACTAATTCCTTTTGGCAAATACTTCTGCTGTGTAGTTATGATGAGGCTTTGGAGGTTGATAGGTCTTTCGGTATCTCCTCAAGTGCGGTACACAGACGAAGGTTCAAGAACTCCAAATTCAGTAACATACAGATGTAATTTGGAATCCTTTTTATCTTACTATTACAAGACAAGTCGAGAAATCTCAGATGAAACAAACTACCAATGGAACTTGGTAGCTTCTCAAGGGGCGACCCACTGACATCTAGCACGCGCATATATTTGAATCTCGAGATGCATGTCTTCACAAAATGTTGATTCATCATCTTGCCATCTCCATATGGAATTAGAAAGGTTCGTAATTTGGTTGACTTGAATAAGAAATCAGGCACTTGTGCTTCTTCTCCAAGCAAGTCCTTTTCGGATATTGACACATGTCGAACCATTTCAAAAGCACTAGAGGGACGAAAATTGACTGTGGAGTATTCTGCTTGTGCCACTGAAATTGCTATATCATGAACTAGATCATGCATTTTAAATATCATTCTGGTTCTTAAATCGTTTGCAACTTGAAACAATGATCTAGAGCAGAAATGTATTATATAGTCCATGCCCATTTTATCAAGATCTTCATTTTTTTTACATGTTTTGAGGTAGCCTTGTGCTACCCACAGGTAAACCAGAAAGTCACCATGGAATTCAAAATCCTTTGGGAAAAGTGAACAAAATGCAAAACATGGTTTCAAGTGTTGTGGCAATGCATCATAGCTCAATTTGAGTGTAGGTAGAATATGATCATTTCCTATACTCCACATGTCATCATCTCTCACACTCAACCATCGGTGTGGCTCTCTGTTCAAATAGAGCATGCTCCCTAGAGTTGCTACAGCTAAAGGAACTCCTCCACACTTGTTCACAATATCCTCTCCAATTTCTATCAAGCGTGGATAGCATTGCTCCTCTCCTTTCTTGAATGCCCTTTTGATGAACAAGGATATGTAGTCTTTGTGGGAAAGACCTTTCAAAGAATGCATGTATGAAAGATTCACGAGTAAAGCAATTGATCTATTTCGTGTTGTTACGAGGATTCTGCTTCCATTAGCTCCCACACTTAACAGACTTTTTAAACCCAACCATTTTTCTGGTGTTACTCCAATAGACTCCGTATCCCAAACATCATCTAACACTAACAAAAACTTTCTACCTCTCAAAGTATCTTGCAAACTTCTTTTCATACGGTCCAAACTTTCATCCTCACATTTTTGATCAGTTATAGCATTGATATTCTTGAGAATTAATGATTTAACTTCAAAGTTTTCTGAGACACATACCCACATTTTCACCTCAAAATTCTCCTCTACCACGCTATCATTGTACACCAATTTAGCCAGAGTTGTCTTACCCAATCCCCCCATCCCAAGGATTGAAATAACATAAACATTATCCTCATTAGAGATATCAGTGTTATGTAAGAGATGACTAAAAATTAGCTCTTTATCATCATCTCTCCCAATAACTCCTGAAGCCTCTACCAAGGAATCAGTTTCTCTTTGATTGTATTGCATCCCTTGGGGCACACTATGATCATCAGCTATCTTGGTCATCTCAACGAGATCAAACTCAATCTTATCTTTCTCAATTTCAGTTAGTCGCTCTCTAATTTCTTTCACTTTATGTCCCAGATTGAAGTTAGTCACTACTGGATTCCAACGCGAAAAAAGTGGCATACCTGTCCTTTGACACGCCCATGGTTGTTGGCCAGCACTTTCTTCCGCAGCTTTCGAAACTCCAGTTCGTCAAGGACATCATCGATGTCGTAACAAACATCTTTGAGCTTTCCCAACCAATGAGCGATTAGGAGATTCTTCACTTGCTTCTTCTCTGCATCCTGAAGCACTAGATTGATGGAGAGCGTATTCAGCGCACCCGGAATAACCACCGTCCATTTTGACGCGTGGATCAAGGACGTTAGTCGGGCGTTTGGAGGACGTTTGTAGGCGAGTGATGGGGAGAAAGGGAAGAGAATGGGTGTGAATTCATCTTCAATGTAGTCCTCATAATGACTTTTCTGGTTTGGCGCCAAACACCACCGCCGACGATGCCGGTCCTTCCTTGCCGGATTCTGGGTTCGGGTTTCCTCCAACACAACGACAGCAGCCCTTCTAGCCTCCCTTCATGTTCGTTTTTGTCTCCAGCAGAAAGAGGCGACGTCGGGAATGGAGGCGCTGGAAAGCCTCGTCAGAGACTCGCTGTGAAAAATTCAGAAAAGGCAGAAAAGTGGTTTTAAGGATTCAGGCTCGACTCAAGGAAAAAAAAACATAGAATTGAAGAAGAAGAAGAGAAGGGGAGAGAAACCCTACCCAACGCTGTTCTTCACTCGCCGTCGGAGCTCGTCGGAAAATGAAGAACACAGTGAAGCAGCCTTGAATTTGATCTCCATTGAAGTGGGTTGCATGTGTGATATATGGATTGAGTTTTGTAGAGTAGAAGAAGAGAAAGTGTTTGGTGATGGTCTCGCCGTCTGGGGTGGCCGAAATATGGCAGAGTGCGGCGGAGAAGATGGCGGTGGCGGAGAGAGAGGAGGAGGAGAGAGAAACGGGTTAACTCTCGAACTTTTGACCGAGGTGGAGGTGGACGTGGTGGGCGGAGAATGAGGCGGCGAATTTACAGAGGTGGTTTTGGCGGTTGATGGAGGAAGGGAAAGAGAGCTGGATTTGGTTTTGGGTTTGGGAAGGGATTTGAGGTTAGGCAATAAATTGGGAAGACAACATTCAATTCGGAGGAGAAGAGCAGAAGACTTCATCGAAAAGGAAAAAAAAATGAAAGGAAAAGAAGGAGATAATGAGGCTATTTTATTATTTTCCTTATTATTATTATTGTTAAATCCAAAAATTTGAATTTGTGTTTGTTGATCTCAATTAGGCGAAACTACTGAAACTAGGTTTGGTTTAGGTTTCGGGTTTGTGTTTCTGTTTATGTTGGTATTTGGGTTTAAATTTGGGGTTTAGGGTACAAGTATTAAAAAACATTTCTCTAAAATTTTCATTTTTAAAAATATTAAATAACATTTCAATTCTAAAAATTTCACCGTCCGATATAATTATGGTAATTGATAAAATCTATTGGAAAAAAAAATATCCATCTTGTTTCGGAATCGTTAGGCCCCCCATTGAACAGGTCAACATGACTTCAACATCATTTTTTATATGAAACACGGTTAACCGGTATCGTGCGAGACCCTATTTTTCCTCGTTTTTGAACCTAAAACTCGTATATATGTGATTTAGGAACTTGTGAAAATATTTTGTTAGATTGACCCTCCGGTGGTTAGGCTCCCCATAAAGAAACATAAATGTTAATAAGGTTGACCGCCTCAATCGGGGTCTAAACATTATGATTTTTAAACCCTATCTGTATTTCCCTATTCCGGTCACATCCTATTTTACAAGATTTTCTGAAATTTTACTTCTCTATACAGGAGAAGTAAAATTTCAGAAAATCTTGTGAAATAGGATGTGACCAGAATAGTGAAATACATTTAAAGTTGAAAAATCACAAACTTTCAGTAATGTTTGCTTTCTGATAAAAGCAGTCAACTCTAAATACACTTAGACGCTCTTAAGAGGAGCCTAACAATCGGAGGGTCAATTTAATAATTTTTTTTTATGAGTTCCTAAATCTCATGTATACGAGTTTTAGGTTCAAAAAAGAAAAAAAATAAGGTTTCGCACTATGTCAGTCAACCGCGTTTCGTGTAAAACATGATGTTGGATTTAGATTAACCGGTTCGATTGGGGGTCTAACTAATCTAAAACAAAGTGAATTTTTTTCAGTAGACCTATTTAATCACCATGTCTACATCGGACGGTGGAATTTTTATTTTCACATATTTATGACCTCGGATCGCCACATGCCTACTAAAACTGTTTAACTGTTTTAGTAGGTTATATTCAATTGTACATCATTGTGAATCAACTATACAAAAGAAGCAAAATTTCTGAAAATCTTATGAAATAGGATGTGACCGGAATAGGGAAATACATATAGGGTTGAAAAATCACAAACTTTCGGTACCGTTTGCTTTCCAATAAAAGCAATCAACTCTAAATACGCTTAGCCCCTCCTAAGAGGAGCCTAACCACCGGAGGGTTAATTTAACAATTTTTTTTCATGGGTTCCTAAATCTCATGTATACGAGTTTTAGGTTCGAAAACGAAAAAAAATAGGGTTTCGCACGATGTTAGTCAACCGCGTTTCGTGTAAAAAATGATATTGGATTTAACTTGACCGGTTCGATGGGGGGTCTAACGAATCCGAAACATGGTAGATTTTTTTCAATAGACCTATTTAATCACCATGTCTGCATCAGACGGTGAAATTTTTATTTTTATATATTTATGACCTTGGATCGCCACGTGTTTACTAAAATGGAATAATTTGTTTAATATGTTATATTCAAGTGTATATCATTGTGAACCAACTATACAGAAAAAACAAAATTTTAGAAAATCTTGTGAAATAGGATGTGACCGGAACAGGGAAATACATATAAGGTTGAAAAATCACAAACTTTCGGTAACGTTTGCTTTCCGATAAAAACAATTAACTCTAAATACGCTTAAACGCTCTTAAGAGGAGCCTAACCACTGGAGGGTCAATTTAACAATTTTTTTTCTTGCGTTTCTAAATCTCATGTATACGAGTTTTAGGTTCGAAAACAGAAAAAAATAGGGTTTAGCACGATGCCAGTCAACCGTGTTTTGTTTAAAAAATAAAGTTGAATTTAGGTTGACCGGTTCGATGAGGGGTCTAACGAATTTGAAATAGGGTGGATTTTTTTCAGTAGACCTATTTAATCACCATGTCTATATCGGACAGTGAAATTTTTATTTTCACATATTTATGACCTTGGATCGCCACGTGCCTGCTAAAACGGTATAACTTGTTTAGTAAGTTATATGTAAGTGTACATCATTGTGAACCAACTATACAGAAGAAGCAAAATTTCAGAAAATCTTGTGAAATAAGATGTGATCAGAATAGTGAAATATAGATAGGGTTGAAAATTCACAAACTTTCGGTAATGTTTGCTTCACGATAAAAACAGTCAACTCGAAATATGCTTAGGCGCTCCTAAGAGGAGCTTAACCACCGGAGGGTCAATTTAACAATTTTTTTTATGGGTTCCTAAATCTCATGTATACGAGTTTCAAGTTAAAAAACGAGGAAATATAGGGTTTTGCACGATGCTGGTCAACCGCGTTTCGTGTAAAAAATGAAGTTGAATTTAGGTTGACCGGTTCGATGGGAGGTCTAACGAATCCGAAACAGGGTGAATTTTTTTCAGTAGACCTATTTAATCACCATGTCTACATCAGACGGTGAAATTTTTATTTTGATCGTCATGTGTCTACTAAAGCAGTATAACTTGTTTAGTAGTTATATGCAAATGCACATTATTGTGAACCAACTATACAAATGAAACAAACTTTTCGAAAATTATGTGAAATAGGATGTGACCGGAATAGATAAATACGACTAGGGTTGAAAAATCATATATTTTTGATAATGTTTAGACCTCGATCGAGACGGTCAACCCTATTAACATTTATGCTTCCTATTAACACTTAAACCCTAAAAGTCTAAACTCTAAACCCCAAATTTAAAACCAAACACCTACATAAACAGAAACACAAACATGAAACTTAAACCAATCCTAGTTTGGCCTAATTGAGATCAACTAACACAAATCCATGTGTTTAGATTTAATAATAATAAAAATAATAATAAAATAGCTTCATTATCCCCTT
The window above is part of the Fragaria vesca subsp. vesca linkage group LG2, FraVesHawaii_1.0, whole genome shotgun sequence genome. Proteins encoded here:
- the LOC101293461 gene encoding putative disease resistance protein RGA3-like; translation: MPLFSRWNPVVTNFNLGHKVKEIRERLTEIEKDKIEFDLVEMTKIADDHSVPQGMQYNQRETDSLVEASGVIGRDDDKELIFSHLLHNTDISNEDNVYVISILGMGGLGKTTLAKLVYNDSVVEENFEVKMWVCVSENFEVKSLILKNINAITDQKCEDESLDRMKRSLQDTLRGRKFLLVLDDVWDTESIGVTPEKWLGLKSLLSVGANGSRILVTTRNRSIALLVNLSYMHSLKGLSHKDYISLFIKRAFKKGEEQCYPRLIEIGEDIVNKCGGVPLAVATLGSMLYLNREPHRWLSVRDDDMWSIGNDHILPTLKLSYDALPQHLKPCFAFCSLFPKDFEFHGDFLVYLWVAQGYLKTCKKNEDLDKMGMDYIIHFCSRSLFQVANDLRTRMIFKMHDLVHDIAISVAQAEYSTVNFRPSSAFEMVRHVSISEKDLLGEEAQVPDFLFKSTKLRTFLIPYGDGKMMNQHFVKTCISRFKYMRVLDVSGSPLEKLPSSIDGPQGLRSFLIRTSDLEALPSWLEDYAIVLQSIAVKQCDNLTELPELQIFTFLEQLLIKSCSNLLALPQGLHCLTELRELKINGCPKLSKSCKRQLKGENWSKFAREAKIELDSDVDTNEEEDKDEGVFDDHNAISSDN